Proteins found in one Streptococcus mitis genomic segment:
- a CDS encoding ClC family H(+)/Cl(-) exchange transporter — protein sequence MEEQSETLSSKKEFAFASSTILSQVGRGIIVGLVVGIIVGSFRFSIEKGFHLIQGLYQDQAHLVRNLFIIGLFYLIVCWFSAKLTRSEKDIKGSGIPQVEAELKGLMTLNWWGVLWKKYILGILAIASGLMLGREGPSIQLGAVGGKGIAKWLKSSPVEERSLIASGAAAGLAAAFNAPIAGLLFVVEEVYHHFSRFFWVSTLAASLVANFVSLLIFGLTPVLDMPDNIPLMTLDQYWIYLLMGIFLGLSGFLYEKAVLNVGRVYDWLGQKIHLDRAYYPILAFILIIPVGIFLPQILGGGNQLVLSLTKQDFSFQVLLAYFLIRFVWSMISYGSGLPGGIFLPILALGSLLGALVGVICVNLGLVSQEQFPIFVILGMSGYFGAISKAPLTAMILVTEMVGDIRNLMPLGLVTLVAYIIMDLLKGAPVYEAMLEKMLPEEATDEGEVTLIEIPVSDKIAGKQVHELSLPHNVLITTQVHNGKSQTVNGSTRMYLGDMIHLVIPKSEIGKVKDLLL from the coding sequence ATGGAGGAACAGTCAGAAACACTCAGTTCCAAGAAAGAATTTGCCTTTGCCTCAAGCACCATATTATCCCAAGTTGGACGAGGAATCATCGTCGGTCTTGTCGTTGGGATCATCGTTGGATCTTTTCGGTTTTCAATCGAAAAAGGATTCCACCTGATACAAGGACTTTATCAAGATCAAGCGCACCTAGTGCGCAATCTTTTTATCATTGGTCTATTTTATTTAATAGTTTGTTGGTTCAGTGCGAAATTAACTCGGTCAGAAAAAGACATCAAAGGCTCAGGAATTCCTCAAGTTGAAGCCGAATTAAAGGGATTGATGACTCTCAACTGGTGGGGCGTACTTTGGAAAAAATATATTCTAGGAATTTTGGCTATTGCTAGTGGCCTTATGCTAGGACGTGAAGGACCAAGTATTCAACTTGGAGCGGTTGGTGGTAAAGGAATTGCCAAATGGCTCAAATCCAGTCCAGTAGAGGAACGATCCTTGATTGCTAGTGGAGCTGCCGCAGGTTTAGCCGCAGCCTTTAATGCACCGATTGCAGGACTTCTCTTTGTGGTAGAAGAAGTTTATCACCATTTTTCACGCTTTTTCTGGGTATCTACTCTCGCAGCTAGTCTCGTAGCAAACTTTGTTTCTCTGCTCATATTTGGCCTAACGCCAGTGCTAGACATGCCTGATAATATCCCTCTCATGACCTTGGATCAGTATTGGATTTACCTCCTTATGGGGATTTTTCTAGGCCTTTCCGGTTTTCTCTATGAGAAAGCTGTGCTCAATGTTGGTCGAGTTTATGATTGGCTTGGTCAGAAAATCCATTTGGATAGAGCTTATTATCCAATTCTTGCCTTCATTCTCATCATACCAGTCGGAATCTTCTTACCCCAAATCCTTGGTGGTGGAAATCAGCTGGTTCTTTCCCTGACTAAGCAAGATTTTAGTTTTCAAGTTCTATTAGCGTACTTTTTGATTCGCTTTGTTTGGAGCATGATTAGCTATGGAAGTGGCCTTCCAGGAGGAATTTTCCTACCGATTTTGGCTCTTGGTTCCTTACTTGGTGCCCTAGTTGGTGTTATTTGTGTCAATCTTGGGCTTGTCAGTCAAGAGCAATTCCCTATATTTGTCATTCTGGGAATGAGTGGCTATTTTGGAGCAATATCCAAGGCTCCCTTAACTGCTATGATACTCGTAACTGAGATGGTAGGAGATATTCGCAATCTCATGCCACTCGGACTTGTGACCCTAGTTGCCTACATCATCATGGATCTACTCAAGGGTGCACCAGTCTATGAGGCTATGTTGGAAAAAATGCTGCCAGAAGAAGCGACAGATGAAGGAGAAGTCACTCTCATTGAAATCCCTGTTTCTGACAAAATCGCTGGAAAACAGGTTCATGAACTCAGCCTGCCACATAACGTACTCATCACCACCCAAGTCCATAACGGTAAAAGCCAAACCGTTAACGGTTCAACCAGAATGTATCTCGGAGATATGATTCACCTAGTTATTCCAAAAAGTGAAATTGGAAAAGTCAAAGATTTGTTGTTGTAG
- the ylqF gene encoding ribosome biogenesis GTPase YlqF: MATIQWFPGHMSKARRQVQENLKFVDFVTILVDARLPLSSQNPMLTKIVGDKPKLLILNKADLADPAMTKEWRQYFESQGIQTLAINSKEQVTVKVVTDAAKKLMADKIAHQKERGIQIETLRTMIIGIPNAGKSTLMNRLAGKKIAVVGNKPGVTKGQQWLKTNKDLEILDTPGILWPKFEDETVALKLALTGAIKDQLLPMDEVTIFGLNYFKEHYPEKLAERFKQMKIEEEAPVIIMDMTRALGFRDDYDRFYSLFVKEVRDGKLGNYTLDTLEDLDGDD, encoded by the coding sequence ATGGCTACTATTCAATGGTTTCCTGGTCACATGTCTAAAGCTCGTCGACAGGTTCAGGAAAATTTAAAATTTGTTGATTTTGTAACGATTTTGGTGGATGCACGCTTACCTCTATCTAGTCAAAATCCTATGTTGACCAAAATTGTTGGTGACAAACCAAAACTCTTGATTTTAAACAAGGCGGATTTGGCTGACCCAGCAATGACCAAGGAATGGCGCCAGTATTTTGAATCACAAGGAATTCAGACGCTAGCTATCAACTCCAAAGAGCAAGTGACTGTAAAAGTTGTAACAGATGCGGCCAAAAAGCTCATGGCGGATAAGATTGCTCACCAAAAAGAACGTGGAATTCAAATTGAAACCTTGCGTACCATGATTATTGGAATTCCAAATGCTGGTAAATCCACTCTTATGAACCGTTTAGCTGGTAAGAAAATTGCCGTTGTCGGCAATAAACCAGGGGTTACCAAGGGACAACAATGGCTCAAAACCAATAAAGACCTGGAAATCTTGGATACACCAGGGATTCTCTGGCCTAAGTTTGAGGATGAAACTGTTGCGCTTAAGTTGGCCTTGACTGGAGCTATCAAAGACCAGTTGCTTCCTATGGACGAGGTAACCATTTTTGGTCTCAATTATTTCAAAGAACATTATCCAGAAAAGTTGGCCGAACGCTTCAAACAAATGAAAATTGAAGAAGAAGCGCCTGTTATTATTATGGACATGACCCGTGCCCTCGGTTTCCGTGATGACTATGACCGTTTCTACAGTCTCTTCGTGAAGGAAGTCCGCGACGGCAAACTCGGTAACTATACCTTAGATACATTGGAAGACCTCGATGGCGACGATTAA
- a CDS encoding mucin-binding protein, whose product MPILADFSVIQDTVEPSKELAKRILTKLKEQGKITEDQEKKIKEEIDKSKKTSEVRAAMSGDVTVRYVDTNGNNLPITDADAKKAGEKTDNGYLVRKDVLIGTDYDVNSKKVSSFKATNGKYYALRSVGGGLETSSDRPNGSITKKNTVITFVYEERTTPPTGKGVVHFKKQTSETATEALTGYNDITLEGEVGKEFSTDEVNTKITELKNAGYEIVGDTFTSGDKTVDTVEDTEGQIPSQEYTITVKEKVVPVTEPPTPNTPVDPNVPDGPKWPATGLAKSDLEKDVTRTITYVKKDTPNGEEIPDAKPTVTQTAHFKRSATYNAVTGTITYGNWESADKELAKVDTPTLTGYVADKASVDKVATNADSTGLDQKVVYTKLGSWVPRLPEGVTPPTGTDMTPKPYPNNPTDPTKPGDPTDPNTPNVPVIPYVPGYTPSVGGTPLVPKVPNDPTQGYIPPAVPTEPGMDTPIEYAADPQKAVVKVFNTTTGTEVEIPAEKVSIDNGTTDSAIPTDSVTAKIADLEKRGYIVENKDLLKDQKFDKEKDPTDGDPTQVFKLLVKERTVTVTEPKNPNDPVDPDKPEGPKWPATGLAKSDLEKEVTRTITYVKKETADGPEIADAKPTKKQTAHFKRSATYNAVTGTITYGNWESADKELAKVDTPTLTGYVADKASVDKVETNAESTGLDQKVVYTKLGSWVPKVPGVETPTPLPYPNHPTDPTKPGDPTDPNTPNVPVIPYVPGYTPKIGETPLQPKVPNDPTQGYIPPAVPTEPGKDTPIEYVADPQKAVVKVFNTTTGTEVEIPAEKVSIDNGTTDSAIPTDSVTAKIADLEKRGYVVENKDLLNNQKFDKEKDPTDGDPTQVFKLLVKERTVTVTEPKNPNDPVDPDKPEGPKWPETGLAKSDLEKEVTRTITYVKKETADGPEIADAKPTVTQTAHFKRSATYNAVTGTITYGNWESADKELAKVDTPTLTGYVADKASVDKVETNADSTGLDQKVVYTKLGSWIPKVPGVETPTPLPYPNHPTDPTKPGDPTDPNTPNVPVIPYVPGYTPKIGETPLEPKVPNDPTQGYIPPVPTTPGEDTPITYEKVPNTPNPEQPETTGTKEVTRTIKYVDEKGNELAKPSTDKVTFKGKGSDWNAVGGDSTFDAVKSPVVKGYILKDPAQKVVAERKGITPTVANQTIEVVYKKLGSWIPKVPGVETPTPLPYPNHPTDPTKPGDPTDPNTPNVPVIPYVPGYTPKIGETPLEPVDPNNPENGYKVPPIPNTPGEDTPIEYSKDPQKAVVKVFNTTTGTEVELPEEKVELSGKTGEPIPADSVTAKIADLEKRGYIVENKDLLKDQKFDKEKDPTDGDPTQVFKLLVKERTVTVTEPKNPNDPVDPDKPEGPKWPETGLAKSDLEKEVTRTINYVDETGNKVSEPSTDKVTFTREAKINVVTGEITYGEWKAVGGDSTFDKVSSPVVKGYILKDPAQKEVAERKGITPTVTNQTIEVVYKKLGSWIPKVPGVETPTPLPYPNHPTDPTKPGDPTDPNTPNVPVIPYVPGYTPKIGETPLQPKVPNDPTQGYIPPAVPTEPGKDTPIEYVKVPNTPSPEEPVKPTPESNHITIWVDENGKPLKPEKPGTHEPGNIPGYRLITTVTKDGVTIHKFEKITPVEPNNPVPQKPTTPMPTPQDPTIPTPESQIPTPNTPEANTPTSETSRREELPNTGTEANANLGALGLLGALSGFVLLSRKKKED is encoded by the coding sequence ATGCCGATTCTAGCCGATTTCTCAGTCATCCAAGATACTGTAGAACCGTCTAAAGAATTAGCAAAACGTATTCTTACCAAGTTAAAAGAGCAAGGTAAGATTACTGAAGACCAAGAGAAAAAAATAAAAGAAGAAATTGACAAGAGTAAAAAGACATCAGAAGTAAGAGCAGCTATGTCAGGAGATGTTACTGTTCGTTATGTTGATACTAATGGAAATAATTTACCAATCACTGATGCAGATGCTAAAAAAGCTGGAGAAAAAACGGATAATGGCTATTTGGTAAGAAAAGATGTACTGATTGGTACAGACTATGATGTGAATTCAAAAAAAGTTTCGTCTTTTAAAGCGACTAATGGAAAATATTATGCTTTAAGATCAGTTGGTGGAGGATTAGAAACTTCATCTGATAGACCAAATGGAAGTATCACAAAGAAAAATACAGTGATTACATTTGTATATGAAGAAAGAACTACGCCGCCTACAGGTAAAGGTGTCGTTCATTTCAAGAAACAAACATCTGAGACAGCAACAGAAGCATTGACTGGATATAATGATATTACACTAGAAGGTGAAGTAGGAAAAGAATTTTCAACTGATGAAGTTAATACTAAGATTACAGAATTGAAAAATGCTGGATATGAGATTGTTGGAGACACATTTACAAGTGGTGATAAAACAGTTGATACTGTAGAAGACACAGAAGGTCAAATTCCAAGTCAGGAATATACGATTACTGTAAAAGAAAAAGTTGTGCCAGTAACAGAACCACCAACTCCAAATACACCGGTTGATCCTAATGTTCCGGACGGACCAAAATGGCCAGCAACTGGATTAGCAAAATCTGACTTAGAAAAAGATGTTACACGTACGATTACTTATGTTAAGAAAGACACTCCAAATGGAGAAGAAATTCCAGACGCAAAACCAACTGTAACACAAACAGCCCACTTCAAACGTAGTGCAACATATAATGCAGTTACAGGAACAATCACATACGGAAATTGGGAAAGTGCGGACAAAGAATTAGCAAAAGTAGACACACCTACATTAACAGGCTATGTAGCAGACAAAGCTTCAGTAGATAAAGTGGCAACAAATGCAGATTCGACAGGATTAGATCAAAAAGTAGTTTATACTAAACTAGGAAGTTGGGTGCCAAGATTACCAGAAGGTGTAACACCACCGACAGGAACAGATATGACACCTAAACCATATCCAAACAATCCGACAGATCCAACTAAGCCTGGAGATCCAACGGATCCGAATACACCAAATGTACCAGTAATACCATATGTACCAGGATATACACCAAGTGTAGGAGGAACACCGTTAGTACCAAAAGTGCCAAATGATCCAACACAAGGATACATTCCACCAGCGGTACCAACAGAACCTGGTATGGATACACCGATTGAGTATGCGGCAGATCCACAAAAAGCAGTGGTGAAAGTATTCAATACAACAACAGGAACAGAGGTAGAAATACCAGCTGAGAAAGTAAGTATTGATAACGGAACAACAGATTCAGCAATTCCAACAGATTCAGTAACAGCTAAGATTGCAGACTTAGAAAAACGTGGATATATAGTTGAAAATAAAGACTTGTTGAAAGATCAAAAATTTGATAAAGAAAAAGATCCAACAGATGGAGATCCAACACAAGTATTCAAATTATTAGTTAAGGAACGTACAGTAACAGTAACAGAGCCGAAAAATCCAAATGATCCAGTAGATCCAGATAAACCAGAAGGACCAAAATGGCCAGCAACTGGATTGGCAAAATCTGACTTAGAAAAAGAAGTAACACGTACGATTACTTATGTTAAGAAAGAAACTGCGGATGGACCAGAAATAGCGGATGCGAAACCAACTAAGAAACAAACAGCCCACTTCAAACGTAGTGCAACATATAATGCAGTTACAGGAACAATCACATATGGAAATTGGGAAAGTGCGGACAAAGAATTAGCAAAAGTAGACACACCTACATTAACAGGCTATGTAGCAGACAAAGCTTCAGTAGATAAAGTGGAAACAAATGCAGAGTCGACAGGATTAGATCAAAAAGTAGTTTATACTAAACTAGGAAGTTGGGTACCAAAAGTGCCAGGTGTAGAAACACCAACACCACTACCATATCCAAACCATCCAACAGATCCAACGAAACCTGGAGATCCAACGGATCCTAATACACCAAATGTACCAGTAATTCCATATGTACCAGGATATACACCGAAGATTGGTGAAACTCCGTTACAACCAAAAGTGCCAAATGATCCAACACAAGGATACATTCCACCAGCGGTACCAACAGAACCTGGTAAGGATACACCGATTGAGTATGTGGCAGATCCACAAAAAGCAGTGGTGAAAGTATTCAATACAACAACAGGAACAGAGGTAGAAATACCAGCTGAGAAAGTAAGTATTGATAACGGAACAACAGATTCAGCAATTCCAACAGATTCAGTAACAGCTAAGATTGCAGACTTAGAAAAACGTGGATATGTAGTTGAAAACAAAGACTTATTAAATAATCAAAAATTTGATAAGGAAAAAGATCCAACAGATGGAGATCCAACGCAAGTATTCAAATTACTAGTTAAGGAACGTACAGTAACAGTAACAGAGCCGAAAAATCCAAATGATCCAGTAGATCCAGATAAACCAGAAGGACCAAAATGGCCAGAAACTGGATTAGCAAAATCTGACTTAGAAAAAGAAGTAACACGTACAATTACTTACGTTAAGAAAGAAACTGCAGACGGACCTGAAATAGCAGATGCGAAACCAACTGTAACACAAACAGCCCACTTCAAACGTAGTGCAACATATAATGCAGTTACAGGAACAATCACATATGGAAATTGGGAAAGTGCGGACAAAGAATTAGCAAAAGTAGACACACCTACATTAACAGGCTATGTAGCAGACAAAGCTTCAGTAGATAAAGTGGAAACAAATGCAGATTCGACAGGATTAGATCAAAAAGTAGTTTATACTAAACTAGGAAGTTGGATACCAAAAGTGCCAGGTGTAGAAACACCAACGCCACTACCATATCCAAACCATCCAACAGATCCAACTAAGCCTGGTGATCCAACGGATCCTAATACACCAAATGTACCAGTAATTCCTTATGTACCAGGATACACACCGAAGATTGGCGAAACACCGTTAGAACCAAAAGTGCCAAATGATCCAACGCAAGGATACATTCCACCAGTGCCAACAACACCAGGTGAGGATACGCCGATTACGTATGAAAAAGTGCCAAACACACCTAATCCTGAACAACCAGAAACAACTGGTACAAAAGAAGTGACACGTACAATCAAATACGTGGATGAAAAAGGTAATGAATTAGCTAAACCATCTACAGATAAAGTGACATTCAAGGGCAAAGGTAGTGACTGGAATGCAGTTGGTGGAGATAGTACATTTGATGCGGTGAAATCACCAGTAGTTAAAGGTTATATCTTAAAAGACCCAGCTCAAAAAGTAGTTGCTGAAAGAAAAGGAATAACACCAACTGTTGCAAATCAAACGATTGAAGTGGTTTACAAGAAACTTGGTTCATGGATACCAAAAGTGCCAGGTGTAGAAACACCAACACCACTACCATATCCAAACCATCCAACAGATCCAACGAAACCTGGAGATCCAACGGATCCGAATACACCAAATGTACCAGTAATTCCTTATGTACCAGGATACACACCGAAGATTGGCGAAACACCGTTAGAACCAGTTGATCCAAATAATCCAGAAAATGGATACAAGGTGCCACCAATTCCAAACACACCAGGCGAAGATACACCAATTGAGTATTCAAAAGATCCTCAAAAAGCTGTAGTGAAAGTATTCAATACAACAACAGGTACAGAGGTTGAACTACCTGAAGAGAAAGTAGAGCTTTCAGGTAAAACAGGTGAACCAATTCCAGCAGATTCAGTAACAGCTAAGATTGCAGACTTAGAAAAACGTGGATATATAGTTGAGAATAAAGACTTGTTGAAAGATCAAAAATTTGATAAAGAAAAAGATCCAACAGATGGAGATCCAACACAAGTATTCAAATTATTAGTTAAGGAACGTACAGTAACAGTAACAGAGCCGAAAAATCCAAATGATCCAGTAGATCCAGATAAACCAGAAGGACCAAAATGGCCAGAAACTGGATTAGCAAAATCTGACTTAGAAAAAGAAGTTACACGTACAATCAACTATGTTGACGAGACTGGAAACAAAGTTTCTGAACCATCAACAGACAAAGTTACATTTACACGTGAAGCTAAGATTAACGTAGTAACAGGTGAGATTACTTATGGAGAATGGAAAGCAGTTGGTGGAGATAGTACATTTGATAAAGTATCATCACCAGTAGTTAAAGGTTACATCCTTAAAGACCCAGCTCAAAAAGAAGTTGCTGAAAGAAAAGGAATAACACCAACTGTTACAAATCAAACGATTGAAGTGGTTTACAAGAAACTTGGTTCATGGATACCAAAAGTGCCAGGTGTAGAAACACCAACGCCACTACCATATCCAAACCATCCAACAGATCCAACTAAGCCTGGTGATCCAACGGATCCTAATACACCAAATGTACCAGTAATTCCGTATGTACCAGGATACACACCGAAGATTGGTGAAACACCGTTACAACCAAAAGTGCCAAATGATCCAACACAAGGATACATTCCACCAGCGGTACCAACAGAACCTGGTAAGGATACACCGATTGAGTATGTAAAAGTTCCAAATACACCTAGTCCGGAAGAACCGGTAAAACCAACTCCAGAAAGTAATCATATTACAATCTGGGTGGATGAAAACGGTAAGCCATTGAAACCAGAAAAACCTGGAACTCATGAACCAGGAAATATACCTGGATATCGATTGATTACAACTGTAACAAAAGATGGTGTCACAATTCATAAATTTGAAAAGATAACACCAGTAGAGCCTAATAATCCTGTTCCACAGAAACCGACCACACCGATGCCAACTCCACAAGATCCGACTATTCCAACACCAGAAAGTCAAATTCCAACTCCAAACACTCCAGAAGCAAATACTCCGACTTCTGAGACAAGTAGAAGAGAGGAATTACCAAACACAGGTACAGAAGCTAATGCTAACCTTGGAGCACTTGGACTTCTTGGAGCACTAAGTGGATTTGTACTTCTTTCTCGCAAGAAAAAAGAAGACTAA